ATGCACGACGTCGAAGCCGAGCGCCGCCTTCAGCGCGCGGCGCGCGAGGCTGGCGACACGGCTCTCACCGCCGTCCTGCGAATAGGTCAGCCGGAATTCGTCGGATTCGGCATGGTGATAGCCGTACAGGCAGCCGATGTTCTCGCCTTTCCGGTAAGTACGCGGATCGGCGCCGTAAAACAGGTGAACGTGGACCTTGGTTGCAGTCATTCGAGCCCTCCTCCGGGTTCGGCCGCGCGGCGTTGCGCGCGCGGCGCGTTCAAGACGTCACCGGCGGCATCGCCGCACGATGGGGGGCAAGGTTGGCGCGGCGAGCGTCGCGCGCGCCGCGGCGCACCGCGCGCCAGTGCTCGCGGATCCGCTCGCGCTTCGCCGTATGCAGCGACAGCAGCACGTGCGCGAGGCCCGGGTAGACGCGCGTACCGACCAGCGTCCACCACCACCACGCGATCTCGCGCCGGACCGGCGGCAGATGCTCGCGCAGGATCAGGTGCATGTTGTACGCGCCGTTGCTGATCGCATTCAGCGACGCGGCATCGCGCCGGTCGTCGTCGAAGCGCTCGGCCGGGAAATGATCGACCGCGATCGCCGGGTCGTAGACGAGCTTCCAGCCGTCGCGCTGCACGTGCATGCTGAAACCCATGTCGTTGTGCACCTGCGCACCGGCCCCGCGCAGCCGCGTGTCGAAGCGCAGCCGCTCGATCGCGGCGCGGCGGTAGCTCATGTTCGCGCCTTTCAGCATGTCGACTTCGCGCAGGCCGCCGACGCCGAGATGATGGTTGCCGACGATCTTGCCGGACAGCGTGAGCTGGCCGACGAGCTCGCGCGATTCGTCGAGCACGCGGCCCTTCTCGTGCACCCAGTCGCGCCCGCCGACCGCGCCCACGCGCGGATCGGCTTCGAACGCCGACTCGACGCGCGCGAGCCAGTCGGGGTGCGGCGCAGCGTCGTCGTCGGTGATCGCGACGATGTCGCCGTTCGCCGAGTCGAGCCCCTTGTTCAGCGCGGCGACCTGGCCCGGCACGTCGACCGGCACGATGCGCAGCGGCAGCGCGCCGCCGACCGCCGGATCGGCGAGCCGTTCGTGCGTGGCGTCATCCTCCGGGCGCGCGACGACGATCACCTCGTCGGGCAGCCGATGCTGCCGCTGCAGCGCCAGCAGGCAGCGCGCGAGGTCGGCGGGACGCCGATAGGTCGGAACGAGCACGGAAATTTTCATCGTTGGTTCTCCTGTCGGCCGGGCGGGCAACGCTCGCTGCCCGGCCGGTTACGTGCGATGCGGATCAGGCGCTCAGGTATTCGTGCACGGCCGCATAGCCGCGGCCGTAGCCGCGCGCCTTCGGCGGCACGCCGTTGAAGATCCCGCCTTCCAGATCGACGCCCGCGGTGCGCAGGCGCTTGATCGCGTCGGCGATCTCGCCTTCGGTATGCATGCCCGAGCGCAGCACGAGGAACGTCGAGCCGGCCATGCGGCCGATGATCGTCGCGTCGGTCACCGCCAGCACCGGCGGCGAATCGATCAGCACGACGTCGTAGCGCTTGCCGAGCCCTTCGAGGTATTGCGGCAGGCGCGTCGACATCAGCAGCTCCGACGGGTTCGGCGGGCGCGTGCCGGCCGAGATGAACGACAGGCCCTGCACCGGCGTCTCGCGCACGGCGTCCTCGAGCGCCGACTGGTCGCTCAGCAGCTCGGACAGGCCCGGCTGCGACGTGAGGCCAAAGTAGCGGTCGAGCAGGCCGCGGCGCATGTCGGCGTCGATCAGCAGCACG
This window of the Burkholderia lata genome carries:
- a CDS encoding glycosyltransferase family 2 protein is translated as MKISVLVPTYRRPADLARCLLALQRQHRLPDEVIVVARPEDDATHERLADPAVGGALPLRIVPVDVPGQVAALNKGLDSANGDIVAITDDDAAPHPDWLARVESAFEADPRVGAVGGRDWVHEKGRVLDESRELVGQLTLSGKIVGNHHLGVGGLREVDMLKGANMSYRRAAIERLRFDTRLRGAGAQVHNDMGFSMHVQRDGWKLVYDPAIAVDHFPAERFDDDRRDAASLNAISNGAYNMHLILREHLPPVRREIAWWWWTLVGTRVYPGLAHVLLSLHTAKRERIREHWRAVRRGARDARRANLAPHRAAMPPVTS